The following are encoded in a window of Cygnus olor isolate bCygOlo1 chromosome 21, bCygOlo1.pri.v2, whole genome shotgun sequence genomic DNA:
- the LOC121058312 gene encoding basic proline-rich protein-like encodes MANDAWEGKPDGDGKVLRWEACLGPKPAVLTKMAARGWSAVGTEPPLPGLPNRPPHSPATMAEGFPRRLPRFPQTQNSPFVVPAVPPTVAAWLLPSLPGATALPLQPPQVPTLPYALPQATVWHVVPGVQGQVLQLPAGVQLPAGGHLPPEGHHLQLGQLPAVGQLPAVGQLPHTAPPCAPVYQWGQPVVTGTVLPQDPLWLGPGAVLHGELLHPAGTCLLQAPAHPGPPPLLVPGPPLRGQALLAPRTLTSSRGQLPEPCDHAVGLSEDQGPPLPGPTPPEPAQAPTTASTQTVTPDAATVAEVPEEPLELLELGPDAFAEAFPYLAGDSQQLQHLQDQLPADLDISGLEELLSWLDAVKPQDAFPGVPSSPVLGRFLSELPDLSEDIEEPSAQGLAATRALGEVPSTPGVHPEKVRGGRSVQPPAVPAVSSPLKPAASPQLSALRRPLPNPPFTLPKRPPHPEFLTALSRPLPNPPSRPLKRPPDPEFLTALRRPLPNPPLSPLKSPPDPGCIRALRRPLPNPPLSPVKSPADPEFIRALRRPLPNPPLRPLKSPPPAPAPTGTKWGAKRPAPTSTPSQAGSGRQQPASDSTRAPGKRARSPGAAGGQGAAAPPPRRTQLLLEPPPIKPRARARAVRAQDRLRPQAIGDKTLQRQHPGPKTPSETLQPLGARAKALGPVRQPPCVQPQPTSSGPSSMPRAPPTVPGSGAVPAAPRPPAGDRAQAVPAPPGSAARAWRAPLQQAPRAPCLPAAGGQAQREALPTQPRTLQRPAQPRVDYVPCVRPWAGSGAAPTPLEEQESSAPITPQQRPERERLKKLAQEERQRAAHQTKIGPVQFFEQRQKDHAIAKYYGYP; translated from the exons ATGGCAAATGATGCGTGGGAGGGAAAGCCTGATGGGGATGGAAAAGTCTTGCGATGGGAAGCCTGCTTGGGTCCAAAGCCTGCAGTCCTCACCAAGATGGCGGCCAGGGGCTGGTCAGCCGTTGGGACGGAACCCCCGTTGCCCGGGCTCCCCAACCGACCGCCCCACTCTCCAGCCACCATGGCAG AGGGTTTCCCCAGACGGCTTCCGCGGTTTCCGCAGACGCAAAACTCCCCCTTCGTCGTCCCAGCCGTGCCGCCAACGgtggctgcctggctgctgccctccctccccggAGCGACGGCGCTGcccttgcagcccccccaggTACCCACCCTCCCCTACGCGCTGCCCCAGGCCACCGTCTGGCACGTGGTGCCGGGGGTCCAGGgccaggtgctgcagctccccgcCGGGgtgcagctgccagctgggggGCACCTCCCACCCGAGGGGCACCACCTGCAGCTTGGGCAGCTCCCCGCCGtggggcagctccctgctgtggggcagctccCCCACACCGCTCCTCCGTGTGCCCCCGTCTACCAGTGGGGACAGCCCGTGGTGACGGGGACGGTGCTGCCCCAGGATCCCCTCTGGTTGGGGCCCGGGGCCGTGCTCCATGGGGAGCTCCTGCACCCCGCAggcacctgcctgctgcaggccccTGCCCACCCCGGCCCCCCACCACTCCTCGTCCCGGGGCCTCCGCTGCGGGGGCAGGCGCTCCTCGCGCCCCGCACCCTGACCAGCAGCCGGGGGCAGCTGCCGGAGCCCTGCGACCACGCCGTGGGGCTCAGCGAGGACCAGGGGcccccgctgcccggccccacTCCCCCCGAGCCTGCCCAGGCTCCAACGACCGCCAGCACCCAGACGGTGACGCCCGACG CGGCGACAGTTGCAGAGGTGCCTGAGGAGCCCCTGGAGCTGCTTGAGCTGGGCCCCGATGCCTTCGCCGAGGCCTTTCCCTACCTGGCAggggacagccagcagctgcagcacctgcaggacCAGCTCCCGGCCGACCTGGACATCTCCGGCTTGgaggagctgctcagctggcTCGATGCCGTGAAGCCCCAGGACGCCTtccccggtgtccccagcagTCCTGTGCTCGGCCGCTTCCTCTCTGAGCTGCCCGACCTCTCCGAGGACATCGAGGAGCCGAGCGCACAGGGACTGGCAGCCACCAGAGCGCTGGGTGAGGTACCCTCAACCCCTGGGGTGCACCCCGAGAAGGTGCGGGGTGGGCGGTCGGTGCAGCCCCCTGCTGTGCCGGCAGTGAGCTCCCCCCTCAAGCCTGCAGCCAGTCCCCAGCTCAGTGCCCTCAGGAGACCCCTGCCCAACCCTCCCTTCACTCTCCCCAAAAGGCCCCCCCACCCTGAATTCCTCACTGCCCTTAGCAGACCCCTGCCCAACCCTCCCTCGCGTCCCCTCAAGAGACCCCCCGACCCTGAATTCCTCACTGCCCTTAGGAGACCCCTGCCCAATCCCCCTCTGAGTCCCCTCAAGAGCCCCCCCGACCCTGGATGTATTAGAGCCCTTAGGAGACCCCTGCCCAATCCCCCTCTGAGTCCCGTCAAGAGCCCCGCCGACCCTGAATTTATTAGAGCCCTTAGGAGACCCCTGCCCAATCCCCCTCTGAGGCCCCTCAAGAGCCCCCCGCCTGCCCCTGCGCCCACCGGCACCAAGTGGGGGGCCAAGCGCCCCGcgcccaccagcacccccagccaaGCAGGCAGCGGCAGGCAGCAGCCGGCGAGCGACAGCACCAGGGCGCCCGGCAAGAGAGCCCGAagcccgggggctgctggggggcaaGGAGCAGCGGCACCGCCTCCCCGGAGAacgcagctgctgctggagccccccCCCATTAAgccccgtgcccgtgcccgtgccgTGCGGGCCCAGGACAGGCTCCGTCCCCAAGCCATCGGGGACAAGACGCTGCAGCGCCAGCACCCGGGGCCAAAGACCCCCAGCGAGACTTTGCAGCCGCTGGGGGCCAGGGCGAAGGCGCTGGGGCCAGTGCGCCAGCCGCCCTGTGTGCAGCCGCAGCCCACCTCCAGCGGCCCCAGCAGCATGCCCAGGGCCCCGCCGACGGTGCCAGGCTCCGGCGCTgtgcccgctgccccccggcccccagctgGCGACAGGGCCCAGGCGGTGCCGGCACCACCAGGCAGCGCGGCGCGAGCGTGGAGAGCTCCCCTGCAGCAGGCGCCCAGAGCCCCGTGCCTGCCAGCCGCGGGGGGCCAAGCGCAGCGGGAGGCTCTGCCCACGCAGCCGCGCACGCTGCAGCGTCCGGCGCAGCCCCGCGTGGACTACGTGCCCTGCGTGCGGCCCTGGGCGGGCAGCGGCGCGGCACCCACGccgctggaggagcaggagtcGTCGGCGCCCATCACGCCGCAGCAGCGTCCCGAGCGGGAGCGCCTGAAGAAGCTGGCCCAGGAGGAGCGGCAGCGGGCGGCCCACCAGACGAAGATCGGCCCCGTGCAATTCTTCGAGCAGCGGCAGAAGGACCACGCCATAGCCAAGTATTACGGCTACCCGTGA